The following proteins are encoded in a genomic region of Neovison vison isolate M4711 chromosome 12, ASM_NN_V1, whole genome shotgun sequence:
- the CD63 gene encoding CD63 antigen produces MAVEGGMKCVKFLLYVLLLAFCACAVGLIAVGVGAQLVLSQTIIQGATPGSLLPMVIIAVGAFLFLVAFVGCCGACKENYCLMITFAIFLSLIMLVEVAAAIAGYVFRDKVMLEFNKDFRQQMQNYRRDNRTTLALDKMQEDFKCCGAANYTDWESVPTVPKGQVPDSCCINVTKDCGASLQINNIYSEGCVEKIGGWLRSNVLVVAAAALGIAFVEVLGIVFACCLVKSIRSGYEVM; encoded by the exons ATGGCGGTGGAAGGAGGAATGAAATGTGTCAAGTTCTTGCTCTACGTTCTTCTGCTGGCCTTCTGC GCCTGTGCAGTGGGACTGATTGCTGTGGGTGTAGGGGCCCAGCTGGTCCTGAGTCAGACCATTATCCAGGGGGCCACGCCTGGCTCCCTGTTGCCCATGGTCATCATCGCAGTGGGTGCCTTCCTCTTCCTGGTGGCCTTTGTGGGCTGCTGTGGGGCCTGCAAGGAGAACTACTGTCTTATGATCACG TTTGCCATCTTCCTGTCTCTTATCATGCTGGTGGAGGTGGCCGCAGCCATTGCTGGCTATGTGTTTAGAGACAAG GTGATGTTAGAATTTAATAAGGACTTCCGGCAGCAGATGCAGAATTACCGGAGAGACAATCGCACAACTTTGGCCCTGGACAAGATGCAGGAAGAT tttAAATGCTGCGGGGCAGCTAACTACACGGACTGGGAGAGTGTCCCTACTGTGCCCAAGGGCCAAGTCCCTGACTCCTGCTGCATCAATGTCACAAAGGACTGTGGGGcttctttacaaataaataacatctactCTGAG GGCTGTGTGGAGAAGATTGGGGGCTGGCTACGGAGCAATGTGCTGGTGGTGGCTGCAGCAGCCCTGGGCATTGCCTTTGTGGAG GTACTGGGAATTGTTTTTGCCTGCTGCCTCGTGAAGAGTATCCGGAGTGGCTATGAAGTGATGTAG